The nucleotide sequence AAGTCCGTTTGCTGTTTATTTCCATTCTGAGATTTTCAAAATCCAGTCCGTTTAAAGCCGCTGAGCGTGATTTTTTATAAGAAGCGGCAAAATTTTTCAGATTGTTGTAAAGTATTTCATCGCTGAGTTTACTGTTAATCTTGTTTCTGAATGAGTTCATAACGCCACCTATAAGTCTTTGATTATAAAAACGGTCATTTTAACCGGACCATGGACACCGATTGTCAATATGCGTTCTATATCCGCTGTTCTGCTTGCGCCTGTGATAAACGCAATATAAGCATTGTCCTTTTCCGTCTGTTTCTTCATGTAGTCTTTTATGTCAAAAATTGTATTTATTAATTTGCTTTTTAATAAAACCACCTGCAAATGCTCAGCCAAAGAAGAGGCGAGTCTGATTTCTTCTTTGCTGCTGTCAATTACTACGGTTCCACTATTTGCCACTCCCCAGTCAGCTTCAATGCAGGCTGTGGAAATGCCGTTTTTATCTATTTCACATCTTTTATACTGCTCAAACGATGGTAAATGAACAAAGGGCACTTCATCCAGGCTTTTTAATAAATCATTTTTTGATAAACAAAAATTTTCGTTTTCCGCCGCCTGTGAGTTTTTGATAAATTGGTCGAGTTTTGAGTTGGGCATAAAAAACTCCTTTATTTGGTAATACCAATTTTAGAGATAATGATTAACTAAGTCAACCTATTTTTTTAAACAGAGACAATATAGATTTTATATATTTGTTAAAATGATTAATATTTGCTTAATAGATTTGTAGTGTTAAACTATTTTGATTGGAAAAATTAAAACAAATTTATGAAATTTGAATTAAAAGTATTGACAAAGATATTTTGTCTGTTAAAAATGGTCATACCAAATAATGGTAAAACTTTAAAACTGGGAGGTTTGTATGTTTAAGAAATTGTTACTTGTTTTAACAATGGTTATGATGATTTTTGCTTTAACAGTTTCCGCTGCGGAAAAGAAGACTTATAACTGGAAACTGGTTGAGACTTATCCTACAGGGATACCATGGCACGATACGGCTCTGCATTTTGCAGATACCGTGGAAAAGATTACCGAAGGCCAGATCAAAATTAAGGTTTACCCTGCAGGGGCTATTGTACCTGCTTTTCAGGTATTCGATGCAGTAAGAAACCGGGTTGCTGAAATGGGTTTTGCATGGCCCGGATACTGGAAAGGCAAAGATCAGGCTTTTGTGGCTTTTGCTTCTGTTCCTTTCGGGATGAATAATCTTGAGTTTTCCACATGGATGATTGCCGGAGAAGGTATGAAGCTGGCAAAAGAATTGTACGGTAAATACGGTTTGGTTCCTCTTTTGGGTGGAAACTCCGGACAGGAAATGGGCTTTTTCACAGCTAAACCTTTGCAGGAAGTTGGCGATCTTAAAGGTAAAAAAGTAAGAACAGTCGGCTGGGGTGCTGATATTCTGAAAGATATGGGTGTTTCTGTTACTCCACTGCCCGGCGGAGAAATTTATCTTGCTTTTGAAAGGGGAGTTCTTGACTCTGCAGAATTCAGTACTCCTTTTGTAACATATCCTATGGGTTTTCAGGATATAGCTAAGAATGTCATGGTTCCCGGCTGGCACCAGACTTTTGTTCAGAATATGTTCACAGTAAATAAAAAAGTATGGGATGACCTCCCTGAAAACCTGCAGCAGGCTCTGAAAATTGCATCCCTTGAAACACAGATGTGGGATATAGCAAGATCTGAGAAGGGGAATGCCGAGTCTATCCTTAAGTACAAAAAGGAAGGTGTGAAATTTAACAAACTCAGCGATGAGTCTTTAAACAAGCTTAGGAAGACAACCAAAGAGTATCTTGCCGGCTTGAGGAAAAAGAGCGATTTTCTTGATAAAGTTCTTGACTCACAAGAGGAATTTATAAAGCTTTATGCAAACTGGAAAGAGCTCAAGAGCGGTGTTTCCGCATATCCGTATGAAGACTATATGGCTGGTCAGCATTACGAATAATTGAAAAGAAGGTTAAAGGAGGGTGTATGCCCTCCTTTAATTTATTGTATTTTGAAAGCTTTGAATAATTCAGGAAGCGCGGCTTCAGCCGTGCAAAGTTTATTCTGAGATCCAGTATTGTCAAGCTTGCGGGACTAAAGTCCCACTTCCTGAAACGGAGAAAAAGACATTATTCAAAGCTCACATTTTTAAATAATTCTCAGGGGATTATAATGTCAGCTTTAATTAAATTGATAGACTCAATAAGTGAGTTTTTAGGGAAAATAATCAGTTATCTGGTTTATGTGCTGCTGATTGTTGTCGTATTTGAGGTTATAAGTCGGAAAGTTTTCGGAAGCCCAACTATTTGGGGGTTTGAGTTCAGTTTCATGTTATATGCCCTAATGTTTATGCTTGGATTTGGTTTTACATTGAAGCATAAGATGCATATAGGCATAGATATTTTCTACTCAAATATGTCGCCCAGGAAACAGGGTTTTTTGGATTTGTTTACATATATAATTTTCTTCTTCCCCTTTATCTATTTTGCAGTAACATCTTCCATTACTTTTACCTCTCAATCGTGGCAGATGCTTGAGCACAGCCAATCGCCGTGGGCGCCACCTATTTATCCCTTTAAGACAGTTATGCCTGTAGCTTTTTTGTTATTGGGATTTCAGGGGATAGCGGAGTTTCTTAAGGCGATTTATAAAATAAAAACAGGAGAAAAGTATGGGGCCTGATTTTCTTTCTATAGCGATGTTTGTCGTACTTTTAATTGCAGTGTTCCTGGGTCACCCACTTGGTATAACATTGGGCGGACTGGGGATTATTTTCGGTTTAATCGGTTACGGCCCCGGAGCTTTTTTTATACTGACCAGTAAAACTTACGGTCTTATGACAAATTATGTTCTGGTGGCTATACCTTTGTTTATCTTAATGGCCCAGTTTCTGGATAAATCAGGGGTTGCTGAGGATCTATACGAATCCATGTATATCGTTTTCGGGCCGGTGAGAGGTGGTCTGGCTATGGCCACTATTGTCGTTAGTACTGTTTTTGCAGCTACCACAGGGATAATAGGTGCTTCGGTGGTTGCCATGGGTCTCCTTGCGGCACCGACCATGCTTTCCAAAGGTTATAAGAAGGAACTGACCGCAGGGGTCATTACAGCAGGAGGGACTCTGGGTATACTTATCCCGCCTTCCATTATGCTTGTTGTTTACGGCGGTCTTATAGGCATGTCTGTGGGAAAACTTTTCCTTGCGGCCTTTATCCCCGGCGTTACTCTTTCAATTCTTTATCTTATTTACGTCGGTATACTGTGTTATTTTAAACCGGAATACGGCCCTCCTTTGCCAAAGGAAGAAAGAACGCATACATTAAAAAGAAAAATTGGCATGACTCTGAAATCAATGCTTCCACCGCTGTTTCTTATTTTTGCAGTGCTGGGCAGTATAGCCGGAGGGATTGCAACACCTACCGAAGCGGCCGGTTTGGGCTCTGTCGGTGCACTTATACTTGCAATTTTAAACAAAAGAGCCAACTTGCAGTTTTTTAAAGATTCTGCTTATTCCACACTTAAAATTACCTGTATGGTTATGCTGATATTTGTGGGTGCAAACTTTTATACATCAATTTTTATGGGACTTGGCGGCGGTGATATGTTTGAAAAGCTGCTGTTTTCCATTAGTTCTAACAAGTGGATTGTCCTGGCAATTATGATGTTTATCATGTTTTTGCT is from Flexistipes sinusarabici DSM 4947 and encodes:
- a CDS encoding LUD domain-containing protein, translated to MPNSKLDQFIKNSQAAENENFCLSKNDLLKSLDEVPFVHLPSFEQYKRCEIDKNGISTACIEADWGVANSGTVVIDSSKEEIRLASSLAEHLQVVLLKSKLINTIFDIKDYMKKQTEKDNAYIAFITGASRTADIERILTIGVHGPVKMTVFIIKDL
- a CDS encoding TRAP transporter substrate-binding protein, giving the protein MFKKLLLVLTMVMMIFALTVSAAEKKTYNWKLVETYPTGIPWHDTALHFADTVEKITEGQIKIKVYPAGAIVPAFQVFDAVRNRVAEMGFAWPGYWKGKDQAFVAFASVPFGMNNLEFSTWMIAGEGMKLAKELYGKYGLVPLLGGNSGQEMGFFTAKPLQEVGDLKGKKVRTVGWGADILKDMGVSVTPLPGGEIYLAFERGVLDSAEFSTPFVTYPMGFQDIAKNVMVPGWHQTFVQNMFTVNKKVWDDLPENLQQALKIASLETQMWDIARSEKGNAESILKYKKEGVKFNKLSDESLNKLRKTTKEYLAGLRKKSDFLDKVLDSQEEFIKLYANWKELKSGVSAYPYEDYMAGQHYE
- a CDS encoding TRAP transporter small permease subunit; its protein translation is MSALIKLIDSISEFLGKIISYLVYVLLIVVVFEVISRKVFGSPTIWGFEFSFMLYALMFMLGFGFTLKHKMHIGIDIFYSNMSPRKQGFLDLFTYIIFFFPFIYFAVTSSITFTSQSWQMLEHSQSPWAPPIYPFKTVMPVAFLLLGFQGIAEFLKAIYKIKTGEKYGA
- a CDS encoding TRAP transporter large permease, with translation MGPDFLSIAMFVVLLIAVFLGHPLGITLGGLGIIFGLIGYGPGAFFILTSKTYGLMTNYVLVAIPLFILMAQFLDKSGVAEDLYESMYIVFGPVRGGLAMATIVVSTVFAATTGIIGASVVAMGLLAAPTMLSKGYKKELTAGVITAGGTLGILIPPSIMLVVYGGLIGMSVGKLFLAAFIPGVTLSILYLIYVGILCYFKPEYGPPLPKEERTHTLKRKIGMTLKSMLPPLFLIFAVLGSIAGGIATPTEAAGLGSVGALILAILNKRANLQFFKDSAYSTLKITCMVMLIFVGANFYTSIFMGLGGGDMFEKLLFSISSNKWIVLAIMMFIMFLLGMFVDWLGILLLCVPIFTPIAVNQLGFDPLWFALIVCVNLQMSFLTPPFGYALFYLKGVAPEGMHLSHIYRGIIPFVILQLIGLVLIVMFPEIVTWLPNLIMN